In the genome of Candidatus Nanopelagicales bacterium, one region contains:
- a CDS encoding polyketide cyclase / dehydrase and lipid transport, protein MPGVDLVDETYLVVAPARVAAVVADPVRWRAWWPGLELTVFMDRGLQGIRWSVTGDLVGSSEIWLEPYSDGVILHYYLRADPTEPGSRTSARMLPDSPRGRRQQDRLRRRHALAWKRTVWALKDELEEGRPAGVPRPPDA, encoded by the coding sequence GTGCCCGGAGTGGACCTCGTCGACGAGACCTACCTCGTGGTGGCGCCCGCCCGGGTGGCCGCGGTGGTGGCCGACCCGGTGCGCTGGCGGGCCTGGTGGCCGGGCCTGGAGTTGACGGTGTTCATGGACCGCGGGCTGCAGGGGATCCGTTGGTCGGTGACCGGGGACCTGGTCGGGTCCAGCGAGATCTGGCTGGAGCCGTACTCCGACGGGGTGATCCTGCACTACTACCTGCGCGCCGACCCGACCGAGCCGGGCAGCCGCACCTCGGCCCGCATGCTGCCGGACAGCCCCCGGGGACGCCGCCAGCAAGACCGGCTACGACGCCGGCACGCGCTGGCCTGGAAGCGCACCGTGTGGGCCCTCAAGGACGAGCTCGAGGAGGGTCGGCCGGCCGGCGTGCCGCGCCCTCCGGACGCGTGA
- a CDS encoding ArsA family ATPase, with product MRVVLFTGKGGVGKTTLAAGTAALAAERGLRALVLSTDAAHSLGDALGLEPEPGVPVQVSDGLFVEHVDTRRRLDSAWGGIQDYLLTVMDAAGVDPLEAEELTVLPGAEEVLALMEVRDRVRSGHYDVVVVDCAPTAETLRLLALPDALTWYMDRIWPTERRVIRALRPVLSKATGVPMPGDPVLDALETLHAELTDVREVLTDEHASVRLVLTPESVVVAESRRALTLLSLYGYRVDAALVNRLVPEGDDPWLRAWVASQRVRLAEVEADLDPVPVLRVPYRAGEPVGRADLLALAAEAYGDVDPVAPPRLPPPLDVRRDGDRYLLRLALPLVARGEVDLARRGDELLVSVGPHRRALALPSALRRCHLRGASVEDGVLTVRFVPDPEARRST from the coding sequence GTGCGCGTCGTCCTGTTCACCGGCAAGGGCGGGGTCGGCAAGACGACCCTGGCGGCCGGGACCGCGGCGCTCGCCGCCGAGCGCGGGCTGCGCGCGCTGGTGCTGTCCACCGACGCGGCGCACAGCCTCGGTGACGCCCTCGGGCTGGAGCCCGAACCCGGTGTGCCCGTACAGGTCTCGGACGGCCTGTTCGTCGAGCACGTGGACACCAGGCGGCGGCTGGACTCGGCCTGGGGCGGCATCCAGGACTACCTGCTGACGGTCATGGACGCGGCCGGGGTGGACCCGCTGGAGGCCGAGGAGCTGACCGTGCTGCCCGGCGCCGAGGAGGTCCTGGCGCTGATGGAGGTGCGCGACCGGGTCCGCTCCGGCCACTACGACGTCGTCGTCGTCGACTGCGCCCCGACCGCCGAGACGCTGCGGCTGCTGGCCCTGCCCGACGCGCTGACCTGGTACATGGACCGGATCTGGCCGACCGAGCGCCGGGTGATCCGGGCCCTGCGCCCGGTGCTGTCCAAGGCCACCGGCGTCCCGATGCCCGGCGACCCGGTGCTGGACGCGCTGGAGACCCTGCACGCGGAGCTCACCGACGTGCGGGAGGTGCTCACCGACGAGCACGCGAGCGTCCGGTTGGTCCTCACGCCGGAGTCCGTGGTCGTCGCCGAGTCGCGCCGCGCGCTGACCCTGCTGTCGCTGTACGGCTACCGCGTCGACGCGGCGCTGGTGAACCGGCTGGTCCCCGAGGGTGACGACCCCTGGCTGCGCGCCTGGGTCGCCTCTCAGAGGGTCCGGCTGGCGGAGGTCGAGGCCGACCTGGACCCGGTTCCCGTGCTGCGGGTGCCCTACCGGGCCGGGGAGCCGGTGGGCCGGGCGGACCTGCTGGCGCTGGCGGCCGAGGCCTACGGCGACGTCGACCCCGTCGCACCGCCACGGCTGCCGCCCCCGCTGGACGTCCGGCGCGACGGGGACCGCTACCTGCTGCGCCTGGCGCTTCCGCTGGTGGCGCGCGGCGAGGTCGACCTGGCGCGGCGCGGCGACGAGCTGCTGGTGTCAGTGGGGCCGCACCGGCGGGCGCTGGCCCTGCCCAGTGCGCTGCGGCGTTGCCACCTGCGCGGGGCGTCGGTGGAGGATGGTGTCCTCACCGTCCGCTTCGTCCCCGACCCCGAGGCCAGGAGGAGCACGTGA
- a CDS encoding glycosyltransferase 87 family protein → MSWGRWARRPGALLVAWGLSRVLLVLIATDSVPYPDADLLINDVRLYAEWSELLASGQFPVGDETWQYPPLAGVVFVLARYAATDPVTGFLVLAALADLAVLLLLLARGRRVDRPQAAWAWVLGGVLVGPVTLGRFDVFPTLAAVVALLWIGRPVRAGAAVGVGVLLKVWPGLLLLAAPRRVLGPAAAVAAVTVAAGWAVLALWADGTGAFLAEQGDRGLQVESVGALPYLVAGAFGPVVIAQEFRYGAQEIAMAGAEAVGLTLTLLGLLMYAVVLVQRLRGRLERVPPADVALAVVLVSIVTSRVISPQYGVWVAGIAAVCLLDPATRMRRALWLLAGSALLGQVIYPFAYGSMQDGTPPAVAVQVVRLGLLLAGTVLAVTAVLRPERSDDPVPALVSPPDRSR, encoded by the coding sequence GTGTCCTGGGGCCGCTGGGCCCGCCGGCCCGGGGCGCTGCTGGTCGCCTGGGGCCTGAGCCGGGTCCTCCTCGTCCTCATCGCGACCGACTCGGTCCCGTACCCCGACGCAGACCTGCTCATCAACGACGTCCGGCTGTACGCGGAGTGGTCGGAACTCCTGGCGTCCGGCCAGTTCCCGGTGGGCGACGAGACCTGGCAGTACCCGCCGCTGGCCGGAGTGGTCTTCGTGCTGGCCCGCTACGCCGCGACCGACCCGGTGACGGGGTTCCTCGTGCTCGCCGCGCTCGCGGACCTCGCGGTGCTGCTGCTCCTGCTCGCCCGGGGCCGCCGGGTGGATCGGCCGCAGGCCGCGTGGGCGTGGGTGCTGGGCGGGGTGCTCGTGGGTCCGGTGACCCTGGGGCGGTTCGACGTGTTCCCCACCCTGGCGGCGGTCGTCGCCCTGCTGTGGATCGGGCGGCCGGTGCGTGCGGGCGCCGCGGTGGGCGTCGGGGTGCTGCTCAAGGTGTGGCCGGGGCTGCTGCTGCTCGCGGCCCCGCGCCGGGTGCTGGGACCGGCGGCCGCCGTGGCCGCCGTGACCGTGGCCGCCGGCTGGGCCGTGCTGGCGCTGTGGGCCGACGGGACCGGGGCCTTCCTGGCCGAGCAGGGCGACCGCGGGCTGCAGGTGGAGTCGGTGGGCGCGCTGCCGTACCTGGTGGCCGGCGCCTTCGGACCGGTCGTCATCGCGCAGGAGTTCCGGTACGGCGCGCAGGAGATCGCGATGGCCGGCGCCGAGGCGGTCGGGCTCACGCTGACGCTGCTCGGGCTGCTGATGTACGCAGTCGTCCTGGTGCAGCGGCTGCGCGGACGGCTGGAGCGGGTCCCGCCCGCCGACGTGGCGCTGGCGGTGGTGCTCGTCTCGATCGTGACCAGCCGGGTGATCTCCCCGCAGTACGGCGTGTGGGTCGCCGGCATCGCGGCCGTGTGCCTGCTGGACCCGGCCACCCGGATGCGGCGGGCGTTGTGGCTGCTGGCCGGGTCCGCGCTGCTGGGGCAGGTGATCTACCCCTTCGCGTACGGGTCGATGCAGGACGGGACGCCCCCCGCGGTGGCGGTGCAGGTGGTCCGGCTCGGTCTGCTGCTCGCGGGGACGGTGCTGGCGGTCACGGCGGTGCTGCGCCCGGAGCGGTCCGACGACCCGGTTCCCGCGCTGGTCAGCCCACCCGACCGATCCCGCTGA
- a CDS encoding long-chain fatty acid--CoA ligase — protein MKEFHEPAIVAPVTSGNLSDHIVENAQQVPDKVVFSVRRGDAWAGVTAQQFLDEVKAVAKGIVASGVEAGSRMAIMSRTRYEWTVIDYACWYAGCVPVPIYETSSAEQVEWICSDSGAVGIFVETGKHKAVFEEVAASVPDTSRVWVIDDGALDKLKADGVSVSDEDLEARRASLGPDSTATIIYTSGTTGRPKGCDLTHSNFMFEVDNIVQGMPQVFLAPGSSTLLFLPLAHVFGRAIQLGAVRARVRLGHSADIKNLLPDLQSFQPTFLLAVPRVFEKVFNGAQQKATAEGKGNIFNTAAQTAIDYSKALDTGGPGFILKIKHGVFNKLVYGKLRAAMGGNVAWAVSGGAPLGERLGHFFRGMGVTILEGYGLTETSAATTVNRPDKVKIGTVGKPFPGASVMVADDGELLLKGPHIFRGYWNNPTATAEILEADGWFHSGDIGEMDTDGYVKITGRKKELLVTAGGKNVAPAVLEDRLRANWLVSQCMVVGDAQPFIACLVTIDPDSFPQWKKQKGKPESATVADLVNDPDLVADIQEAVDQANKAVSNAEAIKKFRILAEDWTEEGGQLTPSMKLKRAVVMKEYAADVDALYNG, from the coding sequence GTGAAGGAGTTCCACGAGCCCGCCATCGTCGCGCCGGTGACGTCGGGCAACCTCAGCGACCACATCGTCGAGAACGCGCAGCAGGTTCCCGACAAGGTCGTGTTCTCCGTACGCCGCGGCGACGCGTGGGCCGGCGTGACCGCGCAGCAGTTCCTCGACGAGGTCAAGGCGGTCGCCAAGGGCATCGTCGCGTCCGGGGTCGAGGCCGGGTCGCGGATGGCGATCATGTCGCGGACCCGCTACGAGTGGACGGTCATCGACTACGCCTGCTGGTACGCCGGCTGCGTCCCCGTCCCGATCTACGAGACCTCCTCCGCCGAGCAGGTGGAGTGGATCTGCAGCGACTCCGGCGCGGTCGGCATCTTCGTCGAGACCGGCAAGCACAAGGCGGTCTTCGAGGAGGTCGCGGCCTCCGTCCCGGACACCTCCCGCGTGTGGGTCATCGACGACGGCGCCCTCGACAAGCTGAAGGCCGACGGCGTCAGCGTGTCCGACGAGGACCTCGAGGCGCGCCGCGCCAGCCTGGGGCCGGACAGCACGGCCACGATCATCTACACCTCGGGCACCACGGGCCGGCCCAAGGGCTGCGACCTCACCCACTCCAACTTTATGTTCGAGGTCGACAACATCGTCCAGGGCATGCCCCAGGTGTTCCTGGCGCCCGGGTCCTCCACCCTGCTCTTCCTCCCGCTCGCGCACGTCTTCGGCCGCGCCATCCAGCTCGGCGCCGTGCGGGCCCGCGTCCGCCTCGGCCACTCCGCCGACATCAAGAACCTGCTGCCGGACCTGCAGTCGTTCCAGCCCACCTTCCTGCTGGCCGTGCCGCGAGTGTTCGAGAAGGTGTTCAACGGCGCCCAGCAGAAGGCCACCGCCGAGGGCAAGGGCAACATCTTCAACACCGCGGCGCAGACGGCCATCGACTACAGCAAGGCACTGGACACCGGCGGCCCCGGCTTCATCCTCAAGATCAAGCATGGCGTGTTCAACAAGCTGGTCTACGGCAAGCTGCGCGCCGCGATGGGCGGCAACGTCGCCTGGGCGGTCTCCGGTGGCGCGCCGCTGGGCGAGCGCCTCGGCCACTTCTTCCGCGGCATGGGCGTGACGATCCTGGAGGGCTACGGCCTGACCGAGACCAGCGCCGCCACCACCGTCAACCGACCGGACAAGGTCAAGATCGGCACCGTCGGCAAGCCGTTCCCGGGCGCGTCGGTCATGGTGGCCGACGACGGGGAGCTGCTGCTCAAGGGGCCGCACATCTTCCGCGGCTACTGGAACAACCCGACGGCCACCGCCGAGATCCTCGAGGCCGACGGCTGGTTCCACTCCGGCGACATCGGGGAGATGGACACCGACGGCTACGTGAAGATCACCGGCCGCAAGAAGGAGCTCCTGGTCACCGCCGGCGGCAAGAACGTCGCCCCCGCGGTGCTGGAGGACCGGCTGCGCGCCAACTGGCTGGTCAGCCAGTGCATGGTCGTCGGCGACGCCCAGCCCTTCATCGCCTGCCTGGTCACGATCGACCCGGACTCCTTCCCGCAGTGGAAGAAGCAGAAGGGCAAGCCGGAGTCGGCCACCGTCGCGGACCTCGTCAACGACCCGGACCTCGTCGCCGACATCCAGGAGGCGGTGGACCAGGCCAACAAGGCGGTGTCCAACGCCGAGGCGATCAAGAAGTTCCGGATCCTGGCCGAGGACTGGACGGAGGAGGGCGGCCAGCTCACCCCGTCGATGAAGTTGAAGCGGGCCGTGGTCATGAAGGAGTACGCGGCCGACGTGGACGCCCTCTACAACGGCTGA
- a CDS encoding ROK family glucokinase, which yields MGLTLGVDVGGTKILGGVVDEDGVILATTRRPTPRNDAAAVVQTIVDVVEELRADHEVEAIGVGVAGLVDADRSRVIFATNLGWAQEPLRADIESRTGLPAVIENDGNVAAWGEFRFGAGRDLDDMVAVTVGTGIGGGLVLDGRLRRGAIGVAAEIGHMNAVPDGRPCGCGRNGCWEQYASGNALVREARMLAADRRPEAGILLGLGDGTPEGVQGLHVTEAARAGDPVALEAFRIVGVWLGRGLADLAASLDPRAFVVGGGVSEAGDLLLVSARQTLGDKIIGADYRQPPPIRVAELGNRAGLAGAADLARHRD from the coding sequence ATGGGGCTCACGCTCGGCGTCGACGTCGGCGGCACCAAGATCCTCGGCGGGGTCGTGGACGAGGACGGCGTCATCCTGGCCACGACCCGGCGACCCACGCCGCGCAACGACGCGGCCGCGGTCGTCCAGACGATCGTCGACGTGGTGGAGGAGCTGCGCGCCGACCACGAGGTCGAGGCGATCGGCGTCGGCGTCGCCGGACTGGTCGACGCCGACCGGTCCCGGGTCATCTTCGCCACCAACCTGGGCTGGGCCCAGGAGCCGCTGCGGGCCGACATCGAGTCCCGCACCGGCCTGCCCGCCGTGATCGAGAACGACGGCAACGTCGCCGCGTGGGGGGAGTTCCGGTTCGGTGCCGGCCGCGACCTGGACGACATGGTCGCGGTGACGGTGGGGACCGGCATCGGCGGCGGCCTGGTGCTCGACGGGCGGCTGCGCCGGGGGGCGATCGGCGTCGCCGCCGAGATCGGCCACATGAACGCGGTCCCGGACGGGCGCCCGTGCGGCTGCGGCCGCAACGGCTGCTGGGAGCAGTACGCCAGCGGCAACGCGCTGGTCCGGGAGGCGCGGATGCTCGCGGCGGACCGGCGCCCGGAGGCCGGCATCCTGCTCGGCCTCGGGGACGGGACGCCCGAGGGCGTCCAGGGCCTGCACGTGACCGAGGCCGCGCGGGCCGGGGATCCCGTGGCGCTCGAGGCGTTCCGGATCGTCGGCGTCTGGCTGGGCCGCGGCCTGGCGGACCTCGCCGCCTCGCTCGACCCGCGGGCGTTCGTGGTGGGCGGGGGGGTCTCGGAGGCGGGGGACCTGCTGCTCGTCAGCGCCCGGCAGACCCTCGGCGACAAGATCATCGGTGCGGACTACCGCCAGCCGCCGCCGATCCGGGTCGCCGAACTCGGCAACCGCGCCGGCCTGGCCGGCGCGGCGGACCTGGCCCGGCACCGGGACTGA
- a CDS encoding sensor histidine kinase, whose amino-acid sequence MTVSLHTAPGPAGGPPPVVVAIRAGVVTLCVGIAALTGNLGETWPQLVALAGIAGVASLPSRSLLVRTLLLLAEAGGVAAVLVLVPGSNEPVLPYLIVPPLVAGLQVGLLAALAAAVVSASVLVVGSFLVEGSAEPPDVADLALWLLLGLAMGLVGIAVRSVQERAGRSRATYEAANRLLSELREIARQLPTGLDEVSLAQSTLSRIRQVLHFDRAALIGLGQNESLVPLAFSGADRLDWDPRLGRTIWGQAWSSGVAVQRLGSFSRPVRGVSAVIPLRVGERRTGLIGLEREGPAWTIQELAQAQAVADDAALRIDTGRMFSEVRALATVEERRRVAREIHDGVAQEVASLGYVVDDLSARAKDDPELREDLATLRGELTRIVTELRLSIFDLRSDVQPSTGLGAALSSYLRSMGTGSGITVHLVLEESATRLGVEAETELLRIAQEAITNARKHAEARNLWVTCRVDPPRAFLRIADDGRGMGSARPDSYGLEIMRERALRLGATLTIRPRVGGGTVVETTLGPEMGTRQPQGAVTSA is encoded by the coding sequence GTGACGGTGTCCCTGCACACGGCCCCCGGCCCGGCGGGCGGGCCGCCCCCGGTCGTCGTGGCCATCCGGGCCGGCGTCGTCACCCTGTGCGTCGGCATCGCCGCGCTCACCGGCAACCTCGGCGAGACGTGGCCGCAGCTGGTCGCGCTGGCCGGCATCGCCGGAGTGGCCAGCCTCCCCAGCCGCAGCCTGCTGGTCCGGACGCTCCTGCTGCTGGCGGAGGCCGGCGGCGTCGCGGCCGTCCTCGTCCTCGTCCCGGGGTCGAACGAGCCGGTGCTGCCGTACCTCATCGTCCCGCCGCTGGTCGCCGGACTGCAGGTCGGTCTGCTCGCCGCCCTGGCCGCGGCCGTCGTCTCGGCCAGCGTGCTGGTGGTGGGGTCGTTCCTGGTCGAGGGGTCGGCCGAGCCGCCGGACGTCGCGGACCTCGCGCTGTGGCTGCTCCTCGGGCTGGCGATGGGCCTGGTCGGCATCGCGGTCCGCTCGGTGCAGGAGCGCGCGGGCCGCAGCCGGGCGACGTACGAGGCCGCCAACCGGCTGCTGTCCGAGCTGCGTGAGATCGCCCGGCAGCTGCCCACCGGCCTGGACGAGGTGAGCCTGGCCCAGTCGACGCTGAGTCGCATCCGGCAGGTGCTGCACTTCGACCGGGCCGCCCTGATCGGCCTGGGCCAGAACGAGTCGCTGGTCCCGCTGGCCTTCTCCGGCGCGGACCGGCTGGACTGGGACCCGCGGCTGGGGCGGACGATCTGGGGCCAGGCGTGGTCCTCCGGTGTCGCCGTCCAGCGGCTCGGGTCCTTCAGCCGGCCGGTGCGCGGGGTGTCCGCGGTAATCCCGCTGCGCGTCGGCGAGCGGCGCACCGGACTCATCGGCCTGGAGCGCGAGGGCCCGGCCTGGACGATCCAGGAGCTGGCCCAGGCCCAGGCCGTCGCCGACGACGCGGCGCTGCGGATCGACACCGGGCGGATGTTCAGCGAGGTCCGGGCCCTGGCCACCGTGGAGGAGCGCCGACGGGTGGCTCGGGAGATCCACGACGGCGTGGCCCAGGAGGTGGCGTCCCTCGGCTACGTCGTCGACGACCTCAGCGCCCGGGCGAAGGACGACCCGGAGCTGCGCGAGGACCTGGCGACCCTGCGCGGGGAGCTCACCCGGATCGTCACCGAGCTGCGACTGTCGATCTTCGACCTGCGCAGCGACGTGCAGCCGTCGACCGGCCTCGGCGCGGCGCTGTCGTCGTACCTGCGGTCGATGGGCACCGGCTCCGGCATCACCGTCCACCTGGTGCTGGAGGAGTCGGCCACCCGGCTGGGGGTCGAGGCCGAGACCGAGCTGCTGCGGATCGCCCAGGAGGCCATCACCAACGCCCGCAAGCACGCCGAGGCCCGCAACCTGTGGGTCACCTGCCGGGTCGACCCGCCGCGGGCCTTCCTGCGCATCGCCGACGACGGGCGGGGCATGGGGTCGGCCCGGCCGGACAGCTACGGCCTGGAGATCATGCGGGAACGGGCCCTCCGGCTCGGCGCCACGCTGACCATCCGGCCCCGGGTCGGCGGCGGCACGGTCGTGGAGACCACGCTGGGTCCGGAGATGGGGACCCGGCAGCCGCAGGGCGCGGTGACGTCAGCCTGA
- a CDS encoding response regulator transcription factor, protein MPISVLLVDDHELIRQGLRRAFERDGEFEVVGEAGTVADALRLLKLLTPDVVIFDVRLPDGSGIDAARQARQDAPELGIVVLTMYAGDDQLFAALDAGASAFVPKNAPSEDVVAAARHAASSPRAFTANDLAEAMKRRMTPSGPQLSGREKEVLQLLADGLGVAQISRQLYISESTTKTHISKLYEKLGAANRAQALMTALRLGLLPQPGDPTP, encoded by the coding sequence ATGCCCATCTCGGTGCTGCTGGTCGACGACCACGAGCTCATCCGGCAGGGCCTGCGCCGCGCGTTCGAGCGCGACGGCGAGTTCGAGGTCGTCGGGGAGGCCGGCACCGTCGCCGACGCGCTCCGGCTGCTCAAGCTGCTGACCCCGGACGTGGTGATCTTCGACGTGCGGCTGCCCGACGGCAGCGGGATCGATGCCGCCCGGCAGGCCCGCCAGGACGCCCCCGAGCTCGGCATCGTGGTCCTCACCATGTACGCCGGCGACGACCAGCTCTTCGCGGCGCTGGATGCCGGCGCCAGCGCCTTCGTGCCCAAGAACGCCCCCAGCGAGGACGTGGTGGCCGCCGCCCGGCACGCCGCCTCCTCCCCGCGCGCGTTCACGGCCAACGACCTCGCCGAGGCGATGAAGCGGCGGATGACGCCCAGCGGCCCGCAGCTGTCCGGCCGGGAGAAGGAGGTGCTGCAGCTGCTCGCCGACGGCCTCGGCGTGGCGCAGATCTCGCGGCAGCTGTACATCTCCGAGTCGACCACGAAGACCCACATCTCCAAGCTGTACGAGAAGCTGGGCGCGGCCAACCGGGCGCAGGCGCTGATGACGGCGCTGCGGCTCGGCCTGCTCCCCCAGCCCGGCGACCCCACGCCCTGA
- a CDS encoding metallophosphoesterase, protein MSDVHGAADALARAGDGADVLVCLGDLILFVDYEDPSQGILADLFGAERAAHFIALRTADRFEEARAYSAELWREVPGDRWEVIRDRVDAQYEALFAALPSPAYLTYGNVDIPALWPRHLRPGHTVLDGEVVEIDGVSAGFVGGGLTSPMRTPFEVSEEEFAAKVDRIRGCDVVFSHIPPAVPELCYDVAARRFERGSRALLDLVRTTAPRLLVHGHVHQPLVARTRIGRTECVNVGHFRARRRPYVLAW, encoded by the coding sequence GTGAGCGACGTCCACGGTGCCGCGGATGCGCTGGCCCGCGCGGGCGACGGCGCGGACGTCCTGGTCTGCCTCGGGGACCTGATCCTGTTCGTGGACTACGAGGACCCGTCGCAGGGGATCCTCGCCGACCTGTTCGGCGCGGAGCGGGCCGCGCACTTCATCGCCCTGCGCACCGCGGACCGCTTCGAGGAGGCCCGGGCCTACTCCGCCGAGCTGTGGCGGGAGGTGCCGGGGGACCGGTGGGAGGTCATCCGCGACCGCGTCGACGCGCAGTACGAGGCCCTGTTCGCGGCGCTGCCCTCACCCGCCTACCTGACGTACGGCAACGTCGACATCCCGGCGCTGTGGCCGCGTCACCTGCGCCCCGGCCACACCGTGCTCGACGGCGAGGTCGTGGAGATCGACGGCGTCTCCGCGGGTTTCGTCGGTGGCGGGCTCACCAGCCCGATGCGCACCCCGTTCGAGGTGTCCGAGGAGGAGTTCGCCGCCAAGGTGGACCGAATCCGCGGCTGCGACGTGGTCTTCTCTCACATCCCGCCGGCCGTCCCGGAGCTCTGCTACGACGTGGCGGCGCGGCGATTCGAGCGGGGCAGTCGGGCACTGCTGGACCTGGTGCGCACCACGGCGCCCCGGCTCCTCGTGCACGGGCACGTGCACCAGCCGCTGGTCGCGCGCACCCGGATCGGCCGGACCGAGTGCGTCAACGTCGGTCACTTCCGCGCCCGCCGCCGCCCGTACGTGCTGGCCTGGTGA
- a CDS encoding SRPBCC family protein → MADQTESHIVIDSAPGPIMDVIADLEVYPEWSEGISQVVVLSEFEEDGRPAEARFHLESGPIKDTYELEYDWDGDREVSWWLTRGDMLKAMDGTYLLEDNGDGTTTVRYRLAVDVKIPMIGMIKRKAERVIVDTALKGLKKRVEDGS, encoded by the coding sequence ATGGCCGACCAGACCGAGTCCCACATCGTGATCGACTCCGCACCGGGGCCGATCATGGACGTCATCGCCGACCTCGAGGTCTACCCCGAGTGGAGCGAGGGGATCAGCCAGGTCGTGGTCCTGTCCGAGTTCGAGGAGGACGGCCGGCCGGCGGAGGCGCGCTTCCACCTGGAGTCCGGGCCGATCAAGGACACCTACGAGCTGGAGTACGACTGGGACGGCGATCGCGAGGTCTCCTGGTGGCTGACCCGTGGCGACATGCTCAAGGCCATGGACGGCACGTACCTGTTGGAGGACAACGGGGACGGGACGACCACGGTGCGCTACCGGCTCGCGGTGGACGTGAAGATCCCGATGATCGGGATGATCAAGCGCAAGGCGGAGCGGGTCATCGTCGACACCGCGCTGAAGGGCCTGAAGAAGCGCGTGGAGGACGGCTCCTGA
- a CDS encoding ABC transporter ATP-binding protein, which produces MAVVDVRGLVVSFGRVVAVDRLDLRVPAGRAVALVGRNGAGKSTSLRVLGGVLPPTSGEVRVAGVDAVRHPEDAREVVGYCPDVGGLIPRATPWEHLALAARLRGMPPGWEERAEGLLDRFDLLGAADRVTAGFSHGMGRRLSVLLAAFHEPAVLLLDEPFDGVDPLGVEATLEEIRAARLRGAAVLVSTHLLPLAVEACQEAVVLRRGAVAAAAPAEELRGEEGAARYRALLG; this is translated from the coding sequence GTGGCAGTCGTCGACGTCCGCGGCCTGGTCGTCTCGTTCGGACGTGTCGTCGCGGTCGACCGCCTCGACCTGCGGGTTCCCGCGGGTCGGGCGGTCGCCCTCGTCGGCCGCAACGGTGCCGGCAAGTCCACCAGCCTGCGGGTCCTGGGCGGCGTGCTGCCGCCCACGTCCGGCGAGGTGCGCGTGGCGGGGGTGGACGCCGTACGGCACCCGGAGGACGCGCGCGAGGTCGTGGGCTACTGCCCCGACGTGGGCGGGCTGATCCCGCGGGCCACGCCCTGGGAGCACCTGGCGCTGGCGGCGCGGCTGCGCGGGATGCCCCCCGGGTGGGAGGAGCGGGCCGAGGGCCTGCTGGACCGCTTCGACCTGCTCGGCGCCGCCGACCGGGTGACCGCCGGCTTCTCCCACGGCATGGGCCGGCGGCTGTCGGTGCTGCTGGCCGCCTTCCACGAGCCGGCGGTGCTGCTGCTGGACGAGCCGTTCGACGGCGTCGACCCGCTCGGGGTGGAGGCCACGCTGGAGGAGATCCGCGCGGCCCGGCTGCGCGGGGCCGCCGTGCTGGTGTCCACCCACCTGCTCCCGCTGGCGGTCGAGGCCTGCCAGGAGGCGGTCGTGCTGCGGCGCGGAGCGGTCGCGGCGGCCGCGCCGGCGGAGGAACTGCGCGGCGAGGAGGGCGCGGCGCGCTACCGGGCCCTGCTGGGGTGA